Part of the Fusarium musae strain F31 chromosome 3, whole genome shotgun sequence genome, ACCGCCTGCGAAAGCTTCACTGACGCTTTTGAACTGCTTTGCGGGAATGCCCCACGATAAAGTAGTTTGTTTCAtagacttcttctttggtgcGTACGACGGTGCAACGGAGGGTTGCTTGGAAGCTGGCTTTGTAGCCGGTTTGTCTGAGCGCTTTCTCTTCCCGTTGCGGAGGTACGCTTTGATGAGATCTTTGGGGAGGTTGGATTCTGGCTCCCAGGAGGGGTTCTGGTCAGGAGGCCAGTCGCCTTCCCAGCGGACCAAGAAGTAGCGCACTAGACCTTGACCTTCGACATCGTAGAGTTCCATGTCTTCGAGGCGTTTAACCTCCCAGCCTggttcttctgcctcttctggatcttcttggttGGGGTTTTCCTGAGGAACTGGCTCTGGAGCCTCGGGGATGCTACTTTTGGACTTTGACTTCGACTTTGAAGGTTTCTTCTGAACCGACATAGCTTCTTCGATGAGACGTGCTGTTTGGGTTTCTGACTCTGGATCTGGTGTCTCAACCCCGGAGTTAGAGTAGGTGAGTGACTCTTTGGGCGTCCAGTCTGAGGCGGAGCCTGTGCCTTGAACGCCACCCAATGGTTCATTAGAAGGATGTGATTTCTTCAAAGAACGGCtaagcttcttcttgccttcAGACTTTGAGCGTATGCTCGGGATCTGGGGCGTGCTTTGGCGACTTGAGGTCCCTGTTGACGGGATCGACTCGAAATGTTTGCCTTTGGTATGACTTTTCTTTGGGACGTGGGACTCGGCTGCTGAACCTTGCGGTAGATCCATCTTAGTGTCACTAAAAGCGCTTTCTGAGTTCTCAATAGTCCCTCTTTGCTCATCCAATGCCTGATCATCCGTCTCAGCCGAGTCGCCAGTCATTTCCCACTGCAACTGCCTCGCCGGACCCTCTTCATCCGATAACCCCTCAAAGTCCTTTAATCTGTTCTTTGTAGGGGTCTTGATCGACATGGCCCCCTTCATTGGAAGAGCCTCATCGTCTTCTACCACCGCAACAACAGCCGTTTCTATCGTACTGTG contains:
- a CDS encoding hypothetical protein (EggNog:ENOG41) encodes the protein MESFQQQLEPDESEKRKPKEHKRSRIEVRLRSKPKDYVPGSGPPLQPISLLPPQDSTAYILERIILPSPGLAADGLPLPRRMTYIVSWTDLPAAQMLVPAMDVLEYVSPRKLEEWEFKNTEEQLEEETTEKKKTEAGQVTQPKRRGRPPKHSTIETAVVAVVEDDEALPMKGAMSIKTPTKNRLKDFEGLSDEEGPARQLQWEMTGDSAETDDQALDEQRGTIENSESAFSDTKMDLPQGSAAESHVPKKSHTKGKHFESIPSTGTSSRQSTPQIPSIRSKSEGKKKLSRSLKKSHPSNEPLGGVQGTGSASDWTPKESLTYSNSGVETPDPESETQTARLIEEAMSVQKKPSKSKSKSKSSIPEAPEPVPQENPNQEDPEEAEEPGWEVKRLEDMELYDVEGQGLVRYFLVRWEGDWPPDQNPSWEPESNLPKDLIKAYLRNGKRKRSDKPATKPASKQPSVAPSYAPKKKSMKQTTLSWGIPAKQFKSVSEAFAGGEEDELGMPIAADPRKDDDEDDELFVVEEPPAKKRAKNGGANGWGAADYR